One Bacillota bacterium genomic region harbors:
- a CDS encoding diaminopimelate epimerase, producing MLKFYKLSGCGNDFIAIDNRADKFSKQDKERLAATLCQRGKSLGADGMLFIESSTEADARMDYFNSDGSNGEMCGNGLRCFAALTTHLKICPREMMVETSAGLYQANVLDCNTVRVKMPPIDFPHVAIRPDPELPEMHTLVVGVPHAIVYNQECLDWPRNQVHTLGKKIRRLNYFESGTNVNFVFLEQDQIWVRTYERGVEAETLACGTGATASALTTAITHQFSSPIKVNMLGGELLVEFTLAENRFDEVWLQGQALLVACGEIFPGACNY from the coding sequence ATGCTGAAATTTTACAAACTGAGCGGATGCGGTAATGACTTTATTGCCATTGACAACCGCGCGGACAAATTTTCAAAGCAAGATAAAGAACGCCTGGCGGCAACCCTTTGTCAACGCGGGAAATCGCTGGGAGCCGACGGCATGCTGTTTATTGAAAGTTCAACAGAAGCTGACGCACGGATGGACTACTTCAATTCCGACGGCAGCAATGGTGAAATGTGCGGCAATGGGCTCCGCTGCTTTGCAGCCCTGACAACACATCTAAAAATCTGCCCCCGGGAAATGATGGTTGAAACTAGCGCCGGCTTATATCAGGCAAATGTTCTTGACTGCAATACCGTCCGCGTCAAGATGCCGCCCATAGATTTTCCGCACGTTGCAATCCGGCCTGACCCGGAGCTTCCGGAAATGCACACCCTGGTGGTTGGCGTGCCCCATGCAATTGTCTACAACCAGGAATGCCTTGATTGGCCCCGGAATCAAGTGCACACCCTGGGGAAAAAGATCCGCCGGCTAAACTATTTTGAGAGCGGCACTAATGTTAATTTCGTTTTCCTGGAACAAGACCAGATCTGGGTGCGCACTTATGAACGGGGAGTGGAAGCTGAAACCCTGGCTTGCGGCACCGGCGCCACGGCCTCTGCACTGACCACTGCAATTACCCATCAATTTTCTAGTCCGATCAAGGTAAATATGTTGGGAGGTGAGTTACTGGTAGAATTCACGCTAGCTGAAAATCGGTTTGACGAAGTCTGGTTACAAGGTCAAGCATTGTTGGTTGCCTGCGGAGAGATATTCCCCGGCGCCTGCAACTACTAA
- a CDS encoding Na+/H+ antiporter NhaC family protein: MEFGILSLLPPLVAILLAMRTKRVIPALFLGIWLAATMVNGWNPFLGFFAMFRDMIIPNLGSSWNATVILYGAAFGGLIAMLQKTGGAFAIADAISKKVKTARGGQLATACFGLVIFFEDYFNALTVGSVMRPITDKLKVSREKLAYIVDSTAAPICLLVPVSTWVVYVMGLIGSEFDKAGMADAPYLTYIRTIPYNFYSLLALSLVFILIFTKWEFGPMAKAENRARKTGKVMADGANPPVSKEITDVQPLEGTKPRMMNLIVPLIVLIGMIIPLFLWTGGYGGDVGFVEAIGESSGALSILIAAVAAGFVALLMGVGQKIFTFGEGVDYYVGGIKGMMSAYIILVLAWGIGTGAQAVGTDTFVVGFAEQNLAAAFIPAVIFLLGGVIAFTTGTSYGTFAILMPIAIPVALSMDINLYATIAAVLSGGILGDHCSPISDTTVLSSTGTSCDHIDHVNTQLPYALTAGISGVAAFILIGLTNSLLISLVGGFGFMLVALYLLSRTVAVDIKDQPIAK; this comes from the coding sequence ATGGAATTTGGCATTTTGTCCTTACTACCACCCTTGGTTGCAATTTTGCTTGCCATGCGCACTAAGCGCGTAATCCCGGCCCTATTTTTGGGGATATGGTTGGCAGCGACGATGGTCAACGGCTGGAATCCGTTCCTGGGCTTTTTCGCAATGTTCCGGGACATGATTATCCCAAATCTTGGTTCATCCTGGAATGCTACCGTTATCCTTTACGGCGCAGCCTTTGGCGGCCTGATTGCCATGCTGCAAAAGACCGGCGGCGCCTTTGCGATAGCTGACGCTATTTCCAAAAAGGTAAAAACCGCCCGGGGCGGCCAGTTGGCAACAGCCTGCTTTGGTCTGGTCATCTTCTTCGAGGACTATTTTAACGCCCTTACTGTTGGCAGCGTGATGCGGCCAATCACCGACAAACTTAAGGTGTCGCGGGAGAAGCTGGCATACATCGTCGACTCTACCGCCGCGCCCATCTGTCTCCTGGTTCCTGTGTCCACCTGGGTTGTATATGTCATGGGCCTCATTGGCAGCGAATTTGACAAGGCCGGTATGGCTGACGCGCCGTACCTGACCTATATCAGAACCATCCCCTACAACTTCTATTCCCTGCTTGCTCTGTCTTTGGTGTTTATTCTTATCTTCACAAAATGGGAATTTGGCCCGATGGCGAAAGCCGAAAATCGTGCCCGTAAAACCGGTAAAGTCATGGCCGATGGCGCCAATCCCCCTGTTTCTAAGGAAATTACCGATGTCCAGCCTCTGGAAGGCACCAAGCCACGGATGATGAATTTAATTGTCCCGCTGATTGTGCTAATCGGCATGATCATCCCGCTGTTCCTCTGGACCGGTGGCTATGGCGGAGATGTAGGATTTGTTGAGGCAATCGGCGAGTCCAGCGGCGCACTCTCAATTCTGATCGCCGCTGTCGCAGCCGGATTTGTAGCCCTGTTAATGGGCGTTGGCCAGAAAATATTCACTTTCGGCGAAGGTGTTGACTATTACGTTGGCGGCATTAAAGGCATGATGAGCGCCTATATCATCCTGGTTCTGGCCTGGGGCATCGGCACCGGTGCCCAGGCGGTGGGAACAGACACCTTTGTGGTCGGTTTCGCGGAACAGAACCTGGCCGCGGCCTTCATCCCCGCTGTAATCTTCCTTTTGGGCGGCGTAATCGCTTTTACAACCGGAACATCCTACGGTACCTTTGCAATTCTGATGCCAATTGCGATCCCGGTTGCCCTGAGTATGGATATTAATCTCTACGCCACGATTGCTGCAGTGCTCAGTGGCGGCATCCTCGGTGATCACTGTTCACCAATCTCAGACACAACTGTTCTTTCCTCCACCGGCACATCCTGTGATCACATTGACCATGTCAATACCCAGCTGCCCTATGCGTTAACAGCTGGCATATCTGGTGTGGCCGCCTTCATCCTAATTGGCCTCACCAACTCTCTGCTGATTTCATTGGTAGGCGGCTTCGGATTCATGCTGGTGGCACTCTACTTGCTTAGTAGAACAGTGGCGGTGGACATCAAAGACCAGCCCATTGCCAAATAA